From one Dyella sp. 2HG41-7 genomic stretch:
- the tyrS gene encoding tyrosine--tRNA ligase, whose translation MNELEQALATIARGADEIIKQEELAERLKLGRPLRIKAGFDPTAPDLHVGHTVLLNKMRQFQGLGHTVIFLIGDFTGMIGDPTGKNVTRKPLSREDVLANAETYAEQVFKVLDREKTELRFNSEWFGKMTAADMIKLAAQHTVARMLERDDFAKRYASQQPIAIHEFLYPLVQGYDSVALRCDVELGGTDQKFNLLMGRALQEHHGQPPQIVLTMPLLEGLDGVNKMSKSLGNYIGINEPAIDIVTKTLKIGDELMWRWFELLSFDVSLDELAQMKRDVASGALNPRDAKLRLARELATRFHDAAAAEQAIAGWHAVVRGEGDTSLLPLTEIAVPAEGLRLPALLTAAGLTSSNSEANRKLKERAVRIDAEVVEDAQRIFSPGFEAVLQVGKRNFARVLLTSA comes from the coding sequence ATGAACGAGCTTGAGCAGGCGTTAGCCACCATTGCGCGCGGCGCCGACGAAATCATCAAGCAAGAAGAGTTGGCCGAGCGGCTCAAACTCGGACGACCGCTGCGCATCAAGGCGGGCTTCGACCCCACCGCGCCGGATCTGCATGTGGGCCACACCGTACTGCTCAACAAGATGCGCCAGTTCCAGGGTCTGGGGCATACCGTGATCTTCTTGATCGGCGATTTCACCGGCATGATCGGCGATCCCACGGGCAAGAACGTCACGCGCAAGCCGTTGAGCCGCGAGGATGTGCTGGCGAACGCCGAAACGTACGCCGAGCAAGTTTTCAAGGTGCTGGATCGCGAAAAGACCGAATTGCGCTTCAATTCCGAGTGGTTCGGCAAAATGACCGCGGCCGATATGATCAAGCTCGCCGCGCAGCACACAGTCGCGCGCATGCTCGAGCGCGACGATTTCGCCAAGCGCTACGCCTCGCAGCAGCCGATCGCGATCCACGAGTTCTTATATCCGCTCGTGCAGGGCTACGACTCCGTCGCGCTCAGGTGCGATGTGGAGCTGGGCGGCACCGATCAGAAGTTCAACCTGCTGATGGGTCGCGCCTTGCAGGAGCATCACGGCCAACCGCCGCAGATCGTGCTGACCATGCCGCTGCTCGAAGGCCTCGATGGCGTCAACAAGATGTCCAAGTCGCTGGGCAACTACATCGGCATCAACGAGCCGGCTATCGACATTGTCACCAAGACGCTGAAGATCGGCGACGAACTGATGTGGCGCTGGTTCGAATTGTTGAGCTTCGATGTATCGCTGGACGAACTCGCGCAGATGAAACGCGATGTGGCGAGCGGCGCGCTCAATCCGCGCGACGCCAAGCTGCGTCTTGCGCGAGAGCTTGCTACGCGTTTCCACGACGCGGCGGCGGCGGAGCAGGCCATTGCAGGTTGGCACGCGGTTGTGCGCGGCGAAGGCGATACGAGTTTGCTGCCGCTCACCGAAATTGCAGTGCCTGCGGAAGGACTGCGTCTGCCAGCGTTGCTCACGGCGGCGGGACTCACGTCCAGCAATTCGGAAGCGAATCGCAAACTCAAGGAACGCGCTGTGCGCATCGACGCCGAAGTTGTGGAAGATGCGCAGCGCATTTTCTCGCCGGGTTTCGAAGCAGTGCTGCAAGTGGGCAAGCGCAACTTCGCGCGTGTGTTGTTGACGAGCGCATAA
- a CDS encoding M23 family metallopeptidase: MAQNKQDPRIARKLAIRRKAQRRHSHFYQRCAHWSFNRATGGEQPPMHWYRERWMLAATALLITVLSGFLIPAWATAMKPVAVQPEAHTLLPLALPKIEAPTLKAPAVEDWRVVQVRPGQTLSDIFQDQGLSLTDVQHVVDNAGDAKAALHHIHPGQEFDFLIGRNGSLEGIRFDKDESTRAIIRLDNAAPSMSTVARSVETREQIAHGVIDDSLFAAANKAGLSNAMVIKLADLFKYDIDFVQDLREGDSFTVIYDTVYRDGGYLHEGDIVAAEFVNQGHRYTAYRFKRADGSIGWFSEDGRPIQKSFLRIPVDFTRISSPFSAARMHPILGLMRAHKGVDYAAPTGTPIHAAGDGVIKFRGWMNGYGNFVIIQHNSQISTAYGHMSRFATERVGQHVHQGDVIGYVGMTGLATGPHLHYEFRVDGVQRNPQTVTLPKPEPLPGAQMALFKNSVVNPQLARIAEIDSNYKLARAQSTKRSDD; this comes from the coding sequence ATGGCCCAGAATAAGCAAGACCCGCGCATCGCACGCAAACTGGCCATCCGCCGTAAGGCACAACGCCGACACTCGCACTTCTATCAACGCTGCGCCCACTGGTCGTTCAATCGTGCGACGGGTGGCGAGCAGCCGCCGATGCATTGGTATCGCGAACGTTGGATGCTCGCCGCCACGGCGTTGCTGATCACCGTGCTTTCCGGTTTTCTGATTCCCGCATGGGCCACGGCGATGAAGCCCGTCGCCGTGCAACCCGAAGCGCACACCTTGTTACCGCTTGCATTGCCGAAGATCGAAGCCCCCACGCTCAAGGCGCCTGCAGTGGAAGATTGGCGCGTGGTGCAAGTACGTCCCGGTCAAACGCTCTCCGATATTTTCCAAGATCAAGGATTGAGCCTTACCGACGTGCAACACGTGGTCGACAATGCGGGCGATGCCAAGGCAGCGCTGCATCATATTCATCCCGGTCAGGAGTTCGATTTTCTGATCGGTCGCAATGGAAGTCTCGAAGGCATTCGCTTCGACAAAGACGAATCCACGCGCGCCATCATTCGCCTCGATAACGCTGCGCCGAGCATGAGCACCGTCGCGCGCTCGGTGGAAACGCGCGAACAAATCGCGCATGGCGTGATCGACGATTCGCTCTTCGCCGCCGCCAACAAAGCGGGCCTGAGCAACGCGATGGTGATCAAGCTCGCCGACTTGTTCAAATACGACATCGACTTCGTGCAGGACCTGCGCGAAGGCGACAGCTTCACGGTGATCTACGACACGGTGTATCGCGACGGCGGCTATTTGCACGAAGGCGATATCGTCGCTGCCGAATTCGTCAACCAAGGTCATCGTTACACGGCATATCGCTTCAAGCGCGCGGACGGCAGCATCGGCTGGTTCAGCGAAGATGGTCGTCCGATCCAAAAATCCTTCTTGCGCATTCCGGTCGATTTCACGCGCATCTCGTCGCCGTTCAGCGCTGCGCGCATGCATCCGATTCTCGGTTTGATGCGCGCACACAAAGGCGTCGACTATGCGGCGCCCACCGGCACTCCGATTCATGCCGCGGGCGATGGCGTCATCAAATTCCGCGGCTGGATGAACGGTTACGGCAATTTCGTGATCATCCAGCACAACTCGCAAATCAGCACGGCGTATGGCCATATGTCGCGTTTCGCCACGGAACGCGTGGGCCAACACGTGCATCAGGGCGATGTCATCGGTTATGTCGGCATGACGGGATTGGCTACCGGCCCCCACCTGCATTACGAATTCCGCGTCGACGGCGTGCAGCGTAATCCGCAAACCGTCACGCTGCCCAAACCGGAGCCTCTGCCCGGCGCGCAGATGGCGTTGTTCAAGAACTCGGTGGTGAACCCGCAGTTGGCGCGCATCGCGGAAATCGATAGCAACTACAAGCTCGCGCGCGCCCAGTCCACCAAGCGCAGCGATGACTGA
- a CDS encoding anhydro-N-acetylmuramic acid kinase, with amino-acid sequence MTEQRRADDASALYIGLISGTSADGIDAALVRFEQDKPQLVHALTHAWPEALRRQILRVAQDEEKLDLDAYGRLDTAVGQTFAHAVHALLAQSGASASSVSAVGSHGQTIRHRPFGEHPFTLQIGNASVIAENTGIDVVADFRSADVAAGGQGAPLLPAVHAMLLHAPGQTRVVLNLGGIANITVLSANGQVFGFDTGPANGLMDAWCLRHRGEAFDRDGAFAASGRVNDALLATLLSDAYFALPPPKSTGREHFHLGWLDARLPSALASTADVQATLLELTARSIAEAIHTHANDAADVLLCGGGVHNPVLVRRLQALMHARDVRSTASYGVDPDHLEATAFAWLARQRLLGLPGNLPAVTGAKGYRVLGALYPAPRAED; translated from the coding sequence ATGACTGAACAGCGGCGTGCGGATGACGCTTCGGCGCTTTATATCGGCCTGATTTCCGGCACCAGCGCAGACGGCATCGACGCCGCGCTGGTGCGGTTCGAACAAGACAAACCGCAATTGGTCCACGCGTTGACGCACGCATGGCCAGAAGCGTTGCGCAGGCAGATCCTGCGTGTGGCGCAAGACGAAGAGAAGCTTGATCTCGACGCTTACGGGCGCCTAGATACCGCCGTCGGTCAAACGTTCGCCCACGCTGTCCATGCGCTGCTCGCGCAAAGCGGTGCGTCTGCTTCGTCGGTTAGCGCTGTGGGCTCTCACGGTCAAACGATTCGCCATCGCCCGTTCGGGGAACATCCGTTCACGCTGCAAATCGGTAACGCGAGCGTGATTGCGGAGAACACGGGCATCGATGTCGTTGCGGATTTCCGCAGCGCCGATGTCGCCGCCGGTGGGCAAGGCGCGCCGCTACTGCCTGCCGTGCACGCGATGCTGCTGCATGCGCCCGGTCAAACACGCGTGGTGCTCAATCTTGGTGGCATCGCCAATATCACGGTGCTATCGGCGAACGGGCAGGTTTTCGGATTCGACACCGGCCCCGCGAACGGCTTGATGGATGCATGGTGTCTTCGTCATCGCGGCGAAGCGTTCGATCGCGACGGTGCGTTTGCGGCTAGCGGTCGCGTCAACGACGCACTACTCGCCACGTTGCTGAGCGACGCCTACTTCGCGCTGCCGCCACCCAAGAGCACGGGGCGCGAACATTTCCATCTTGGCTGGCTGGATGCGCGATTGCCATCGGCACTGGCGTCGACCGCCGATGTACAAGCCACTTTGCTGGAGTTGACGGCGCGCAGCATCGCCGAGGCGATCCACACGCATGCCAACGACGCGGCCGACGTTCTTCTCTGCGGCGGCGGCGTACATAACCCTGTGTTGGTTAGGCGCTTGCAGGCGCTGATGCATGCGCGCGACGTGCGCAGCACGGCCAGTTACGGCGTCGATCCTGACCATTTAGAAGCCACCGCGTTTGCGTGGCTTGCGCGACAGCGCTTGCTTGGGTTGCCAGGCAATTTGCCGGCCGTCACGGGCGCGAAGGGATATCGCGTACTCGGCGCGCTCTATCCCGCGCCGCGCGCGGAAGATTGA